One Coriobacteriia bacterium genomic window, GCGTTGATCGTCGCGCTCGCTCTGAAACCGGTCGCCGTTCCGAGTGCGGTAAGCACCTGGTTGGATGCGCTCGCTAGACTGGTCGTGCCGCTCATCATGGTCTCGGTAGGACTGAGTCTGCGCCCGGGTGTCTCGCGGGGCAGCACGGTGCCGCTCGGGGTGATCGCCGCAGTGCGACTCGTCGCCCTGCCGCTCGTCGCTCTTGCAGTGGGTTCCGCGTTCCTGCCGGACCGCGGAGCGGTGCGCCTCGTCGTTCTCGAGGCGGGGATGCCCTCGATGATGCTCAGCCTCGTCGTGGGGATGCGCTTCAAGCTCGACACGGACTTCATCGCGACGGCCATCGTGACGACGAGCGTGCTCTCGATCGTCAGCGTGCCGCTGCTGCAGATGCTCGTCCGCTGAGCGCGCCGCTCCGCGGCGAGCGGGGGAGGCGCGTGTTCGAGGGGCTCGCAGAGCTGCTCTTCCCTACGCGGTGCGCCGGATGCGACGCGCCGGGCGCGGCCTTGTGCCCGAGGTGCCTGGCGGATGTGGCGCGCATCGACCGCGCGCTAGCCTGCGTCCGTTGCGGCGCGCCCGGAGGACGCGACGAGTGCGCGACGTGCGCGGACGCGCGGTACGCATTCCGCGCGACGAGATGTGCGGGCGTGCTCGCCGGGCCACTCGCACGCGCGGTCGTGACGTACAAGGACTCCGGCGAGCGCCGCCTCGCGCTCGTCCTCGCGGGGCTCGCGGGCGACGCGCTCGTGGGATGGGAGGGCTGGGCGGAGGCGGTCACCTGGGTCCCCGCGTCGCCGGCGGCGGTGGTGCGGCGGGGCTTCGATCACGCCGAACTCCTCGCGCGATGCCTTGCGGCGAGACTCGACACGCACCCAGTGCGGATGCTCCTGTGCCGCGAGGGGCGCGACCAGCGCGAGCTCGGCCGCGACGCGCGACGCGCGAACGCCGCCGGAGCGTTCGTCGCGCGCCCCGGGCTCGCGGCCCCGGCGCGCGTGCTCCTCGTCGACGACGTCCTCACCACAGGATCGACGATGGACGCCGCCGCCGCGCGTCTGCGGGAGGCGGGCGCGGTCGAGGTGCGCGCCGTCGCCGTGGCTCGCGCGTGCGGGCCGCTCGAGGCCGGCCATCTGCTACAATCCGGGGTGCTTCCACCCGGGTCTGTGGTTGCGGGCGTAAGCCCAAGTCCAAGGTAGGCGCGGCCGAATGGACCCACGTAAGCCGGGAGCCGAATGGTCCCGCGCGAGCATGGCGCGCCTTAGGGGTAAGTCGTACCGTCCGCCCTCGGGTGGGCGAGAGGGCCGTTAGTGAGATAGCATCAAGCGGAAGCCCCGGTACGCGAGTGTGGGGCCAAAGACCAGGTCAGCCGGGTGGAAGCACCGACTTCTAGTCTGGTGAGGAGAACGGTCCATGCGCCGAGCAGCCATGGTGTCGCGCGTACTGGCGGGAGCGCTCGTCTCGGCGATCCTGCTCGCCGGGTGCGCGGACAAGCCCGTCGTCAAGCTCGATCCGAAGATCGCGCCGCCCGCCATCGGCGAGGCCGGGGTGCTCCGGATCGGCGTCGACCTCGGCTATCCGCCGTTCGCGGGGACGGACGAGGGCCGCAAGGCCGGTCTCGACATCGATGTCGCATCCGCCGTCGCGGCCGAGTTGGGCCTGAAGACGCGCTTCGTCGACGTTCCCGGCGATGAGGTGGGCGAGGCGCTCGGTGCGCGGACGGTCGACATCGCGCTCGCGGGCATCCCGATCAGCGAGGCTGTCATGTCGGACGTCGCGTTCGCGGGTTCGTACGCGCTCGACGGCCCGGTGCTCTTCGCTTCAGGCGAGCAGACGCTGACCGTCGCCGAGCTCGGCGGGAAGCGCGTCGTGGCCCAGCAGGGCTCGGCCGCCGCATGGGCGCTCGAGTACGAACTCGGCGCCGGCGCCTACACCACGGTGCCCACGTTGCGTGCCGCGCTCGAGGCGGTCGCGAGCGGTACCGCGGACGTCGCGGCGGGTGACGCGCTCGTGGGCGCCTACATCGCGCGCGATCTGCCCAAGGTGCTCGTCGCCGGGAAGATAGGCGCTGCGGTCCCCGTCGGCATCGCGGTGGCCAAGGACTCCCCAGAGCTCGAGTCCGCGGTCCGTCAAGCGCTCGACTCGCTCGCGACCGAGGGCATCCTCGAGACGCTGCGCGCGAAGTGGGCCGGTTCCGCTCCGGCCTTGCGCATCGACGGGGCTACCGGCGCGATCGAAGCGACCGCGCCGTAGAGCTCCTTCGCATCGCCGGACGACCCGGCCTGCATATTCCTTCGCGCATCCCCTTGCGGTATAGTCAGGGCGCGCCCGGCATCGGGCGGCAGAAGTATACGGTTCTGCCAAGTTTTTATGCATTTCGGTCATGGAGGAGGAACAGATGCGTAGAGTCACCCGATCGTTCGCACTGCTGCTGGCCTTCGCGCTGCTCGTCAGCGTGTTCGCCATCGGTGGATGCGCCAAGAAGGAGCCGGCCGCCGAAGAGCCGGCAGCGAAGCCGACCTACACGCTGGTCAGCGAAGGCAAGATCACCGTCGGATCGGACACCTCGTTCCCGCCGTTCGAGTCGATGACCGGTGACGTCGCCGAGGGCTTCGACGTCGATCTCATGACCGCCATCGGCAAGGAGCTCGGCCTCGCCGTCGAGTTCAAGACCGAGACGTTCGACACGCTCGTGCCCACGCTCAAGGCCGGCGGCAAGTTCGATGTCATCGCCTCGGGCATGTTCATCACCGACGAGCGCAAGCAGTCCATCGACTTCAGCGACGAGTACGGTGTCGCGAATCAGGGCGTCGCGGTGAAGAACGGTTCCGCCATCGCGAGCCTCGACGATCTCGCGGGCAAGAAGATCGCGGTACAGTCGGGCACCACGGGCGAGGAATGGGTCAAGGAGAACGCCAAGGGTGCGACGATCGTCCCGTTCAAGACGGCCACCGATCAGATCGTCGCCCTCCAGGCGGGCAACGTGGAAGCTGCCGTCAACGACAGCCCGGTCATGCAGTACCTGGTCATGGACCCGGCCAAGGGACTCAAGATCGCTGCTGAGGCGCCGACCGCCGAGCTCTATGGTTTCGGCGTGAGCAAGGACAATCCCGATCTCCTCAAGGGGATCAACGATGCTCTTGCCAAGCTCAAGGCCTCCGGCGAGTACGCCGCCATCTACAAGAAGTGGTTCGGTGTCGAGCCGACCAACTAGTCCTACCCGCTGACGCGGGCACGACGAACGCGCACCGCGGGGCCCCCGGTCCAACCACCGGGGGCTCCGCGCGTGTCGCTTTCATGGAGTGAGGGATCACACCGCATGATGCGAGCCCGCATCCTAGGCCTCTCGGCGCTGGTCGCGCTCATCGGCGTCCTCGCTATCCAGCCGGTCGCCCTAGCCGTCGAGAACGCCAAGGTCACGCTCAACGAGCAGACCGGTGGGAAATCGACGCGGTTCACCCTCAACGCCTTCTCAGGGGCGGACGAGCGCATCGACTCTGTGCGCCTCGTCTTCCCGAAGGGCTTCGACCTGAGCAAGGCGCGCTTCGTGACGGACGAACTCGAAGGCGTGAAGGTCACTCACATGACCTCCGACGTCTCGGTGAGCGGGACCACCGTCGACTTGGCGTTGAAGACCCCGCTCGAGCCGGGCGGGCAGCTTCGCGTGCTCATGTACGACGTGATCACCACGTTCAAGGGCGGCAGCTACACGCTGGGGATGACCTACACCTCCGGCGGGGCCGAACGCGATGTCCCCGGGCTCGAGTTCGAATACGTCACGCCTCCGCTGTGGGAGCGTCTCACAACCCGGATGGATCGCAGCTCGTTCGTCGCCGCATGGAACGACGTCAAGACTCTGAACATCTTTTTCAAGCCGCAGTTGTTCGTCGAAGCGACCTTCGTCGTCTTCGTGGGATGGCTCACCTCCATCGGTCTGGTGGCCTTCGCCTTCCCGCTCGCGATCACGTACGGGCTGATACTCGCGTTCATGAAGATGTCGAAGATCGCGCTGCCGCGCTGGATCGCCGCGGCGTACATCAACGTCATCCGCGGCACGCCGCTCTTCCTGCAGATATACGTCGCATTCGTCGGGTTGCGGATCGCCGGGCTGCGGATGAACGACTTCCTCACCGGCGTGATCGTGCTGATGCTCAACAGCTCGGCATATCTGGCGGAGATCTTCCGGGCCGGCATCCAATCGATCCACAAGGGGCAGTTCGAGGCGGCCTCGTCTCTGGGCATGACCTACACGAAGACGATGCGTTTCGTGATCATCCCGCAGACGGTGCGCCGGGTGCTCCCGACGATGACGTCCGAGTTCATCCTGCTGTTCAAGGACACCGCGCTGCTGTTCCCGGTCGGCGTCTTCGAGCTGATGATGTACAGCAACCAGATCGTCGCGCGCTCGGGCAACCTCACGCCGTTCATGGTCGCGGCCGGCTACTACCTCGTGGTGACGATCCCGCTCATCCACTGGGTCGGCAAGCTCGAGGAGAGGCTCGCCGTCTCCGAGCGCGGCTCATCCGTGGAGAAGCCGAAGCATCGCGGCGGGCTGTTCTGGCGTCCGGTCACGGCCGGCCCGATCTCGGAGCTCGAGGTCTCGGCCGCCGAACACGAGTCGAGGTGACCGGGATGCCGCAGGCGATCATCCGCATCGAGGGGCTGCACAAGAGCTTCGGCGCCACGCAGGTGCTCAAGGGAGTCGACCTCGAGGTCGACAAGGGCGAGGTCGTCGTCATCCTCGGGCCGTCGGGCTCGGGTAAGTCTACGATGCTGCGCTGCGTCAACCGCCTCGAGGAGTCGACCGGCGGCAAGATCTGGTTCGAGGACCTCGAGGTCACGAGCCCGAAGACCGACATCAACCAGGTGCGCGAGAAGGTCGGGATGGTCTTCCAGTCCTTCAACCTTTTCCCGCACCTGACCTCGAAGGGCAACGTCATGCTCGCCCAGCAGAAGGTGCTCGGGCGCAGCAAGGCGGAGGCAGAGCGGGTCGCCGTCGAGCAGCTCACGCGAGTGGGCCTGGGGGACAAGGTCGACAGCTACCCGTCGCAGCTCTCGGGCGGGCAGCAACAGCGCGTCGCCATCGCGCGCGCGCTCGCGATGAACCCCCACGTCATGCTCTTCGACGAGGTCACGAGCGCGCTCGACCCGGAGCTCGTCCGCGGAGTGCTCGACGTCATGAAGTCGCTCGCGGCCGCCGGCATGACGATGCTCGTCGTCACGCACGAGATGGGCTTCGCGCGCGACGTGGCCGACCGCGTCATCTTCATGGACGACGGCGTCATCGTCGAGCAGGGCACCCCCGCCGAGGTCTTCGACACCCCCAAGTCCGAGCGCACCCAGGACTTCCTCGGCCACATCCGGTAACGTTCCGCCGTCGAACGACGAGCGGTCACCCGTCCGTGTCCCCGCATGGGTATCTTCTTCGTGTAGGCACCAGACAAGGGAGGCGCCGAATGCAGATCGTCGTGAAGGCTCGACACATGGATCTCACGCCTGCGATCCGCGAGTACATCGATGAGAAGATAGGCCGCGTCGGCAAGTCGCTGAATCACATCGTCAAGAGCATCGAGGTGGAGCTGAGCGTCGAGAAGAACCCGTCCATCGCGAACGGGCATCTCGTGGAGGTCACGGTCCACACGAAGGGGCCGGTCATCCGCGCGAAGGAGGCCGCGGCCGACACGTTCGCCGCGATCGACCTCGTGACGGACAAGCTCGAGCGTCAGGTCTTCAAGTACAAGGACCGCATCGCCGAGCGGCACTCTCCGCACGGCGCGGTCGCGGCGGTCGCGCCGCGCATGGCTCCGGAGCAGGCCGAGGACGAGCCGTCCATCGTCAAGACGAAGACGGTCGAGGTCAAGCCGATGTCCGCGGAGGAAGCGATCCTCCAGCTGGAGCTGCTCGGCCACGACTTCTTCGTCTTCGCGTCCGCCGACACCGACCAGGTCAACGTCCTCTACCGCCGCAACGACGGCGACTACGGGCTCATCCTGCCGCAGCAAGCCTGACGCGGCATCCGCATCGCGTGTGAGAAGGAGGGCGTCCCACGGGGCGCCCTCCGCGCGTAGGGGTTGCGTTCGTGTATACGAAAACGTAGATTTATCTACGGAGGCGATGGTCATGACGGACTACGTGCAGATCTCGGCCCAGATAAGCGAGGCTACCCGCTCCAGGCTCGACCAATACGCCCGCGAGACCGGCATGAAGAAGAGCCGGCTCGTCGAGGATGCTATCCAGGCTCATCTCGACACGCTCGATTCGGTGCCCGCGGAGTATGTGGTTCCCGCGCGGGTCGTCGTGGACGCTCAGACGTGGGACTGGATACTCGACGAGATCGAGAATCCCGGGGAACCGACGCCCGCGCTGCGCGAACTGATGCGACGGCGGGACGATGAAGGTTAGGACGCTCGAGCGCTCGGACATCCGCGAGGGGTTCGAGTGCGGTGAGCCGTCGCTCGATGCGTTCCTGCAGCGTTATGCGTGGCAGGACCAGACGCGCTACCACCTCGGGGTCACCTACGTGGCGGTCGACGAGCGCACCCGTCGCGTGGTCGGGTACTTCACCCTCGCGGCGGCTTCCATCTCGAGCGAGGGCGTTTCGGGCGCGCCGCCATCGGGTGGCTATCGAGAACTGCCGGTCCTGCGTGTGGCCCGACTGGCGGTCGACAGACGGGTGCAGGGAGCGGGTGTCGGCTCAGAGCTGCTGAGGGCGGCGCTGCGCATCGCTGTCGAGGAATCGCGCCGGATCGGGTGCGCGGGCGTGATGGTCGACGCGCGTCCCGAGAGCGTCGGCTTCTACGAGCGGTTCGGCTTCCGTGCGATGACCGTGCTCGTCGGAGCGGCCGCCGCTCGTCCGCGACCGACGCCGATGTTCCTCGCGATCGCACGCGCCCTCCACGCGTAGGGGTTGCGTTTCGGCCGTGCGTCTGGCCAAAATGTGACGCAGGTCACTGTCGAGCACACCAACACACCCGGCATCCATCGCAGAATCAGACGTAGAAGTCGTCGAACCAGGGAGCTCCAGCGTGGACCAGCCCTTGACCGCGGCGAGTGTCGCCGAGATCGAGCAGACCCTCTGCCAGGTGGCCGAGATCAAGGCCGCGCGCATCGTCACGGGCATCAGCGGCTCCATCGACGAGATCCACGTCCTCGCGCTTCCGACGAAGGCTCCCAAGCAGCTCGCGCGCGACATCGAGTCGACGATCATGGCGAGCTTCGGCATCGCCATCGACCATAAGGTGATCTCCATCGCCCAGCTCGGGCAGGACATGATCCCCAAGAGCGGTCCGGCGATCCATCCGCGAGCCCGTATCGTCGCGATCAACGCTTCCGTCAGCGGCGTGCACGCCAGCACGATGGTGGAGCTGGAGATCGAGGGCGAGACGTTCCTCGGCTCCTCGAAGGGGCCGGCGAGCCAGACGAGCCGCCTGCGGCTGATCGCGCAGGCCACGCTCAACGCCGTCGAGCAGTACACACACGGGACCTTCGGGTTCGCGCTCGAGGACGTGTGCATCGTGCAGTTGGGTCGCGAGAATGTCGCGGTGAGTTGCGTCGTCGTGGTGACACCTCTCGGGGAGCAGAGCTTCGCCGGCTCAGCGCTCGTGCGTCAGAACGAGAAGGACTCGGTGGTGCGAGCTACGCTCGACGCCATCAACAGGCGGATGGGCTTCTTCACAACAGCATAGTAGCCAACGGTTTGGACCGAGCCGTGGACGCAAGAATGGACAGAACTGTCAGCACACGAACGAGCGGAGCGGGCAGAGTTCTTCCATCACTAGCGGGATGGGAGGAGACACCACTTCTACTTCAGCGAAGGGGGTCTTCTCACCATGAAGAGGATCATCGTTCTCCTCAGCTCTTTGGCTGCCTTGGTTCTCGGCGGCGGCGCCTGGTGGCGTCTGTAGCTTCCCCTGAGTTACCCGCTACGGTTTCGGTCCGCACTAATCGAGGAGCGGGGGGTGGAAGGTGAGTCAGCCGACTACTCCCCGCTCCTTCCATGTCTACGTTTCGGTGATTGTTTGCGTGAGTGCCGCAGCGCTTGCTGCTTCAGTCGTTGCCGCACCGGTTGGATTCTCGCGGGTGTTGCTCCTTTTGCTGGCTGCGACGGTAGTGGCCGAGAACCTTGCGGTCGATATTCCCGGGGGTGGTAGTGCGTCCATCGCGTATCCGCTGACTCTGGCTGCCATCATGTTGCTCGGGCCTGCTGCGGGCGGTCTGGTCGCGGCATTCTCGGGGATGAACATCAACGACGTAAGGCGACGGCGGCCTTTCGAACACATTGGGTTCAACATTGCACAACTCGTCCTGTCAGCTGTTGCTGCGGGATGGGCTTACCGGCTCTCCTTCTCCGTGCTGAACAACGGTCACCTCATCCAATTCCCCGTGACGACGTTGAGCACGGGTTCTGCGACCGCGGCAGTGCTCGGGGCAGTCCTAGCGCTCGGTCTGGTCAGCGTGATCCTGAACGTTGGACTTGTTGGCGCTGCAATCTCCCTACTCAATCAGATTCCTGTGAGACGGGTGTGGGCTACAAATGCGTCTTGGATTGCCCCAACGCAGCTTGCACTGGCTCTATTGGGCCTTGCAATCGCCCAGGTTCTGGGCACGGTCGGGCCGGTCGGCTTCCTGCTGTTCGTCGTGCCGCTCATAGTGGCGCGACAGGTCTACGTGCGATACGTGGCTCTGCGGGAGGCGTATGTCGACACGACACGCTCGCTCGTCGCCGCGATCGAGGCGAAGGATCCCTACACCCGCGGTCATTCCGAGCGGGTCGCAGCCTACTCCCAGCAGATCGCCCGGGCGATGCATCTGGATGAGAAGTCGGTCAGCAAGCTCGAGTGGGCGGGGCTGTTGCACGACCTCGGGAAGATAGGCATCAGCAACCGCACCCTGCAGAAGCCTTCGACCCTCACGCGCGACGAGTTCGACGAGATCAAGCGACATCCCGGCATCGGCGCACACATCCTCGAGTCGGTGACGTTCCTGCACGATGTCGTGCCTGCGGTGGCCGCCCATCACGAGCGGCTCGATGGGAGCGGCTATTCGCTGGGGCTGACCGGCGACGACATCCCGCTCGAAGCACGCATCCTGGCGGTCGCGGACAGCTACGACGCCATGACGTCGCAGCGTCCGTATCGCGATGCGCTGTCCCCGGAAATGGCCTTGGGCGAACTCGAGCTCAACACCGGCAAGCACTTCGACGAGCAGGTCGTCGCGGCGTTCGCGGGTCTCGACGTCGCTCACGAGGATGCGGAGATGCTCGTGGGGCCTGCCGTGGGGGACGCATGAGGATCGGACGGGTCATCCCCATCGCGGCACTGGTGACGTTGGCGCCCGTGCTGTCCGGTTACCTGTGGTCGCCGGTGCATTCAGGCGATCCGTTCACGGTGGGAGCGCTGTTCGCAGCCCTGCTGATGCTGTCCTTCCTGGACGTCTGGTTGCCTCGTGGCGATGCGGCGGACCTGTCGTCCGCGGTCGCCGTCATGTCCCTCGTGCTGCTCGATCCGCTGACGACGTTGGTGACCGTGGTCGCGGTACGCGTCGCCGCTCACATCTTGCGGTATCGCTCGACGAAGGTCGGCTTGTTGCTCGAGGCAGTCACGGCGAGGTCGGCGGGAGTCATCGCGGGTGGAGCGGCGCTGTTCGGTGTGCGGTCCTTGCTCGGAAGCGACATGGAGAGCGTGATGTTGGCCGTCGCGGCTGTCGCGCTCGCGTACTTCGTGGCGGAGGTCCTCGTGGTGCAGGCTCTCGCGTCGCTGCGGTTGGGGCGCTCCTTCGGACACCTGCTCGTCGGCAATCTGCGCCTGCAAGGTTGGCTGATCGCGGCGCAGATGTCGATCGCGGTCCTCGGCGTGATCATCTACTCCGCGATGCGGATGTGGGGGCTGCTGCTCTGTCTCGTACTGCTGCTCGTCCTGCGCCAGTCGTTCGTGTTGCTGCTCGACATCCGCGAGGCCTACCGGGCAACGACGACGGCCATCGCGCGCTCCTTCGAGGCGCACGATCCCGAGAAGTCGGGTCACGCCGAGCGTGTCGCCCACTGCGCGCGAGCGGTCGCTTCGCGGCTCGGAGTGCACGGACGCGATCTAGAGCGTCTGCAGTACGCGAGCCTCTTCCACGACATCGCTGCCGTCGCCATCGACGACCCGCCGCCCGGCGCCGACAGCGCGATGCTCGCGCGCGCGACGGGCCGGGGAGCGGCGGACGTCCTCGCCGACGTCCGGTTCCTGGAGGACGTCATGCCTTTGCTCAGGCTCTCGGACGGAGAGATCCCGCTTGAGACGGTCGAGAGCGGACGAGACCCGCTGCTGGCCTACATCGTGTGCCGGTCGAGCGACGTCGACAGCGCTAAGCGTCGAACCGACACGATGTCCGTGGACGAAGGAGTGCCGTCGCCGGGAGCCGCGTCGAGCTTAGTCGCGAGGCTGCTGGACGACCGGACACGGGGCGAGGTCGAACGCGGTCTGTACCTGGTCTGCCGCGACGGGAAGGCCTGGTAGGCGTGCTGCTCCTAGCGGTAGTAGCTGTGGGTGTGATCCTCGGCTGGCTCGACGGCGGGACCTTGCGTCGCGCCGGGCGCACGCAGCTTCGGGGAGAGATGCTCGTCCCTGTCGTAGTTCTCGCGCATCTGGGCATCTATCGCCTGCCCCTACCGCCCGCGGTTGCCTACTGGGCGTGGATCGTCTCGTTCCTGGCGTTCATCGCGCTGGCGCTGGCCAATCGGCGCCTTCCGGGGCTGCCGCTCATCGCGCTCGGCGTCGCGCTCAATCTGGTCGTCGTTGTTGCCAACCACGGTATGCCGGTCAGTGTGGAGGCGATACGCATGGTCGGCGGGACGCTCTCGGCTCTGGCCGCGAGCCCTGTGACGCACCAGCTGTTGACGCGGGCGTCGCGCGTTGCGCTGCTCGGTGACCTCATCCCAGTCTCGTCGTGGGGACCGCTGAGGGCGATCGTGAGCGTGGGCGACCTGGTGATGTTCGCCGGTCTGGCGATCGCGGTGATGGCTGCGATGGGGGGCGGCATCGATTCCGACGTGATGTGCAGTGGCATCGATGCGAACATAGCGGGACCATCGTGAAGGCGCTTGTGGCTGCTCCAGCGAGCCAAGCACAAGTGATACAACACGGCTCTCAGGGTTATAGTCCGCGTGCCGTCACGTCATCTCGTCGTTGTCAGTAAAGACCGGGCCTGTTAAACAAATGGCAGCCTCCCGGGACAGTTTCACTCGTGGGGGCCAGGTGAAAGCAGATGGTTCGGGCCATAGCGCAATGGCCCCACCTTCTGACCGCTCGGCGTAGAGCAAATCAAGCTCTCCTGGTCTGATACCGGATATGCCGTCCGAGGAAAACCGCATAGGTTCACAAGAGAAGCCGACAACGTGGAGCATCATCTGGCCAAGGATAACTGTGGTGGAGTGACCGAATGACTGCTCATCGAAACCAGGTTGAACAAAGCGAAAGTGCCTAGTCCAAGTGTCGTAAGGCGCATCGCAATGTACGATCCAGACGTGGGTGAGCGGTGGGGGTGTCAGATTCTGTTTGATCCAGTGGTAGTGGGCAGGAGGAATGACGCGAGTGCCTTTGTCCATAAGCGCCCTAACGGCGGCCGTCTTGGCAGCCCAAAGCGCCAGCTGTTCTGCATCGGTGGCAGACAGCTCGATATGCTCGGCCTTCGCAAGAGACACGAGGAATCCCTCGACAGGCTTCTCGACCCTCTCATTCAGCCATCCATGGTTGCAGGACGTGCAGACGTCTCGTACTACTTGAACATATGGGGAGTGTGGAAGGTCTCGGAAGGCTCGCTGGACGGTCCCAGACGCGGGATCAGTGTACTCCTGCCTGTAGGCAGTCCAGGAGTCTGTGTGTCCCAAGCGACTGCGCAGCCAAGCCCGGAGCACGTGCTCTTTTGAGAGCTTCACATCCGGTGCACCACGTCCGCAGAAGACGCACTTGGAGGGAGTAGACTCCATTATTTCATCGCTCCATCTGCCGGTTCCGAGTTCTCCTCGTCCGGGGATGCTTCTGTAGACTCTACAGAGACTGCGGGCCATACAACAACGGGCACCAGCTGATTAAGGTTCTTCACCACCGCGAGCCCAAGTTCGGTCCAGACGAACATTGCTCTGCCCTTGTTGGTCATGCCAGTCGTACGTATGAGTTGTTTGTCAAGAAGACGTGGCAATGCTGTCATTGTCACGGGGTTCTGCTCGTTTAGCCAGAACGTGTGATGCGGCTCATAGTGGGCCGTAGTGGCAAGAATCTGATGCTCCTCAGAGGTCAGGGATGCGACGGACAAGTTGACTCTGGCGTCATGAACGTGGTCGACCTCTCGCAACCGTGATCCAATTTCTTGGATGAGAGTAGCTCGTGCCCCATCTACATCGGAGAAGTCGAGGTACTTGTGCGGCACCGTGCTCACGTCGAATAGGAAGTCCGCGCTGTCGTCTCTGACGAGCAGCACTTCCGCCGACTGGCGACAGGCGAGTGCCAAGCCCACTTCGTACATCACATTTCCATTCCGATAGGGTTGGCCGGATTTCGCATCGCAGCCCACCACTGATACGTCTGCAAGGACCAGGGTTGAGTGTGCAATTCCGTCGACGATAGCGGTAAGAATGCAGTCACCCGACTTAGAACGGTCCACCCGCGTGGCCCGCAGCCTCGTGCCGCGATACTCAATAGCCTCGATTGCAGGTTCGATCACATCCTCGAAGTGACCTTGCAGGTTCTTGGCGAAACTCATGATAACGAACACCTCTGGTCGAAAAGTACTGGTCCAAAAGGTCCGAAGGTACAGGTTCGGATGCACGCTCTGAGCCCTCCTAGCCATGGAACTCAACGTCCTACACATGAACAGTGCGACGTGCGGTCGATGCTCCTATTCTTCGCAGCAGCCAGTCGGCTAGCTGCACGCGTGGTC contains:
- a CDS encoding phosphoribosyltransferase family protein, giving the protein MFEGLAELLFPTRCAGCDAPGAALCPRCLADVARIDRALACVRCGAPGGRDECATCADARYAFRATRCAGVLAGPLARAVVTYKDSGERRLALVLAGLAGDALVGWEGWAEAVTWVPASPAAVVRRGFDHAELLARCLAARLDTHPVRMLLCREGRDQRELGRDARRANAAGAFVARPGLAAPARVLLVDDVLTTGSTMDAAAARLREAGAVEVRAVAVARACGPLEAGHLLQSGVLPPGSVVAGVSPSPR
- a CDS encoding ABC transporter substrate-binding protein; translation: MRRAAMVSRVLAGALVSAILLAGCADKPVVKLDPKIAPPAIGEAGVLRIGVDLGYPPFAGTDEGRKAGLDIDVASAVAAELGLKTRFVDVPGDEVGEALGARTVDIALAGIPISEAVMSDVAFAGSYALDGPVLFASGEQTLTVAELGGKRVVAQQGSAAAWALEYELGAGAYTTVPTLRAALEAVASGTADVAAGDALVGAYIARDLPKVLVAGKIGAAVPVGIAVAKDSPELESAVRQALDSLATEGILETLRAKWAGSAPALRIDGATGAIEATAP
- a CDS encoding basic amino acid ABC transporter substrate-binding protein, producing MRRVTRSFALLLAFALLVSVFAIGGCAKKEPAAEEPAAKPTYTLVSEGKITVGSDTSFPPFESMTGDVAEGFDVDLMTAIGKELGLAVEFKTETFDTLVPTLKAGGKFDVIASGMFITDERKQSIDFSDEYGVANQGVAVKNGSAIASLDDLAGKKIAVQSGTTGEEWVKENAKGATIVPFKTATDQIVALQAGNVEAAVNDSPVMQYLVMDPAKGLKIAAEAPTAELYGFGVSKDNPDLLKGINDALAKLKASGEYAAIYKKWFGVEPTN
- a CDS encoding amino acid ABC transporter permease, translating into MMRARILGLSALVALIGVLAIQPVALAVENAKVTLNEQTGGKSTRFTLNAFSGADERIDSVRLVFPKGFDLSKARFVTDELEGVKVTHMTSDVSVSGTTVDLALKTPLEPGGQLRVLMYDVITTFKGGSYTLGMTYTSGGAERDVPGLEFEYVTPPLWERLTTRMDRSSFVAAWNDVKTLNIFFKPQLFVEATFVVFVGWLTSIGLVAFAFPLAITYGLILAFMKMSKIALPRWIAAAYINVIRGTPLFLQIYVAFVGLRIAGLRMNDFLTGVIVLMLNSSAYLAEIFRAGIQSIHKGQFEAASSLGMTYTKTMRFVIIPQTVRRVLPTMTSEFILLFKDTALLFPVGVFELMMYSNQIVARSGNLTPFMVAAGYYLVVTIPLIHWVGKLEERLAVSERGSSVEKPKHRGGLFWRPVTAGPISELEVSAAEHESR
- a CDS encoding amino acid ABC transporter ATP-binding protein, which encodes MPQAIIRIEGLHKSFGATQVLKGVDLEVDKGEVVVILGPSGSGKSTMLRCVNRLEESTGGKIWFEDLEVTSPKTDINQVREKVGMVFQSFNLFPHLTSKGNVMLAQQKVLGRSKAEAERVAVEQLTRVGLGDKVDSYPSQLSGGQQQRVAIARALAMNPHVMLFDEVTSALDPELVRGVLDVMKSLAAAGMTMLVVTHEMGFARDVADRVIFMDDGVIVEQGTPAEVFDTPKSERTQDFLGHIR
- the raiA gene encoding ribosome-associated translation inhibitor RaiA; its protein translation is MQIVVKARHMDLTPAIREYIDEKIGRVGKSLNHIVKSIEVELSVEKNPSIANGHLVEVTVHTKGPVIRAKEAAADTFAAIDLVTDKLERQVFKYKDRIAERHSPHGAVAAVAPRMAPEQAEDEPSIVKTKTVEVKPMSAEEAILQLELLGHDFFVFASADTDQVNVLYRRNDGDYGLILPQQA
- a CDS encoding GNAT family N-acetyltransferase, with the protein product MKVRTLERSDIREGFECGEPSLDAFLQRYAWQDQTRYHLGVTYVAVDERTRRVVGYFTLAAASISSEGVSGAPPSGGYRELPVLRVARLAVDRRVQGAGVGSELLRAALRIAVEESRRIGCAGVMVDARPESVGFYERFGFRAMTVLVGAAAARPRPTPMFLAIARALHA
- a CDS encoding HD-GYP domain-containing protein; this encodes MSAAALAASVVAAPVGFSRVLLLLLAATVVAENLAVDIPGGGSASIAYPLTLAAIMLLGPAAGGLVAAFSGMNINDVRRRRPFEHIGFNIAQLVLSAVAAGWAYRLSFSVLNNGHLIQFPVTTLSTGSATAAVLGAVLALGLVSVILNVGLVGAAISLLNQIPVRRVWATNASWIAPTQLALALLGLAIAQVLGTVGPVGFLLFVVPLIVARQVYVRYVALREAYVDTTRSLVAAIEAKDPYTRGHSERVAAYSQQIARAMHLDEKSVSKLEWAGLLHDLGKIGISNRTLQKPSTLTRDEFDEIKRHPGIGAHILESVTFLHDVVPAVAAHHERLDGSGYSLGLTGDDIPLEARILAVADSYDAMTSQRPYRDALSPEMALGELELNTGKHFDEQVVAAFAGLDVAHEDAEMLVGPAVGDA
- a CDS encoding DUF5317 family protein, translated to MLLLAVVAVGVILGWLDGGTLRRAGRTQLRGEMLVPVVVLAHLGIYRLPLPPAVAYWAWIVSFLAFIALALANRRLPGLPLIALGVALNLVVVVANHGMPVSVEAIRMVGGTLSALAASPVTHQLLTRASRVALLGDLIPVSSWGPLRAIVSVGDLVMFAGLAIAVMAAMGGGIDSDVMCSGIDANIAGPS